A stretch of the Archangium violaceum genome encodes the following:
- a CDS encoding ABC transporter ATP-binding protein, with amino-acid sequence MDSPAPIEIRNLSKTYRLGFLMNRQVRALQSLDLTLMPGQVYGLLGPNGAGKSTTIKILLNLVQPSAGEARLFGLPPTAKEARRRIGYVPENPAPYEYLTGREFVTLSGRLAGMSGKELDDRVSEVLGLVQMTRAANLQLRRYSKGMVQRVALAQALVSKPELLILDEPTSGLDPVGRRQIRDIILEERHRGTTVLFCTHIIPDVEALCDRVAVLVGGRRVREGSVAELVSAQATHLDLTVEGLPAERIEALGLALEQVRKLENRVLLRVREADAQPLLKQVLEQGGRLTQLQPARFSLEELFLRALEEARQGPVGGEIS; translated from the coding sequence ATGGACTCTCCCGCTCCCATCGAGATCCGAAACCTTTCCAAGACGTACCGGCTCGGCTTCCTCATGAACCGACAGGTCCGCGCCCTCCAGTCGCTGGACCTCACCCTGATGCCGGGCCAGGTGTACGGACTGCTCGGCCCCAATGGTGCCGGCAAGTCCACCACCATCAAGATCCTCCTCAATCTGGTGCAGCCCTCCGCGGGCGAGGCACGCCTCTTCGGCCTGCCCCCCACCGCGAAGGAGGCACGCCGCCGAATCGGCTACGTGCCGGAGAACCCGGCGCCCTACGAGTACCTGACCGGCCGCGAGTTCGTCACGTTGTCAGGCCGGCTGGCGGGCATGAGCGGCAAGGAGCTGGATGACCGGGTCTCCGAAGTCCTGGGGCTGGTGCAGATGACGCGGGCGGCCAACCTGCAGCTCCGCCGCTACAGCAAGGGCATGGTGCAGCGCGTGGCGCTGGCGCAGGCCCTGGTCTCCAAGCCGGAGCTGCTCATCCTCGACGAGCCCACCTCGGGCCTGGATCCTGTGGGCCGCCGGCAGATCCGCGACATCATCCTCGAGGAGCGGCACCGGGGCACCACCGTGCTCTTCTGCACACACATCATCCCGGACGTGGAGGCGCTCTGTGATCGGGTGGCGGTGCTGGTGGGCGGCCGGCGGGTGCGCGAAGGCAGCGTGGCCGAGTTGGTGAGCGCGCAGGCGACGCACCTGGATTTGACGGTGGAGGGGCTGCCGGCGGAGCGCATCGAGGCGCTGGGGCTGGCGCTGGAGCAGGTCCGCAAGCTGGAGAATCGCGTGCTGCTGCGCGTGCGTGAGGCGGATGCACAACCCCTGCTCAAGCAGGTGCTGGAGCAGGGTGGGCGGCTCACCCAGTTGCAGCCCGCCCGATTTTCGCTGGAAGAGCTTTTCCTGCGCGCGCTCGAGGAGGCGCGGCAGGGCCCCGTGGGAGGAGAGATTTCGTAA
- a CDS encoding ABC transporter permease, translated as MGPFVALALNGFREARRNRVTLLVGIFALTLLMSTTLVLEVTVGTFDRVLTDVGLGTMNLMLVLLTIFLSSGLISREIERRTIFLMVSKPISRGTFLVGRLLGNILTVTVLQLAMAALFILMLVLYKSPLTYAHLAAVGMQWFELWVLSGVGFLMSSFSSQMVSAFVTVSIYFAGHLSADIYSLAIKSQSEAVQALGRAVYYLLPDLSRLNYRPHATYYASISGGELLSSAVYALAYTGVLVSLAVILFNRRDFR; from the coding sequence ATGGGTCCGTTCGTCGCCCTGGCGCTCAATGGTTTCCGGGAGGCCCGACGCAACCGGGTCACCCTCCTGGTGGGCATCTTCGCGCTCACCCTGCTCATGTCCACCACACTCGTGTTGGAGGTCACCGTCGGCACGTTCGACCGCGTCCTCACGGACGTGGGCCTGGGGACCATGAACCTGATGCTGGTGCTGCTCACCATCTTCCTCTCCAGCGGGCTCATCTCGCGGGAAATCGAGCGGCGCACCATCTTCCTCATGGTGTCCAAGCCCATCTCGCGTGGCACCTTCCTGGTGGGCCGGCTGCTGGGCAACATCCTCACCGTGACGGTGCTGCAGTTGGCCATGGCCGCGCTCTTCATCCTGATGCTCGTCCTCTACAAGAGCCCCCTCACATACGCGCACCTCGCGGCCGTGGGGATGCAGTGGTTCGAGCTGTGGGTGCTCAGTGGCGTGGGCTTCCTGATGTCCAGCTTCTCCAGCCAGATGGTGTCCGCCTTCGTCACCGTCAGCATCTACTTCGCCGGACACCTCTCGGCGGACATCTACTCGCTGGCCATCAAGTCCCAGAGCGAAGCGGTGCAGGCGCTGGGACGGGCCGTGTACTACCTGCTGCCGGATCTATCGCGCCTCAACTACCGGCCCCACGCGACGTACTACGCCAGCATCTCCGGCGGCGAGCTGCTGTCCTCCGCCGTCTACGCCCTGGCCTACACCGGGGTGCTGGTGTCGCTGGCCGTCATCCTCTTCAACCGGCGGGACTTCCGCTGA
- a CDS encoding sensor histidine kinase, which translates to MKWRIASVAFLLSVVGTGLTWLTLQRPLLALMEAGRQCAAHGSPEASALARTIGSLPFLLAWDLLLLTLMSYGVLDFMVGRPLRRTEDVVEQLGRLELDVSLPESPGPLLSRIQRALSRMMVALQGEQETTLRQMEALRAANARLAQAQTELVSAERLATVGRLAAGVAHEVGNPLAGILGYLSLAGARVKDSEVQEYLARIDHEVQRIDGIVRGLLEIGRPGWERLGPVDVGHVVETCVQLVKAGRDFSQVDVCLALTPGLLARADSGPLSQIVINLLLNAVQAMGGQGVVRLSTWSEGGDVLLMVEDTGAGIPAEVMPHLFEPFFTTKAPGQGTGLGLAVSLHLTEGMGGRLTAENVPGGGARFSVRLPGL; encoded by the coding sequence ATGAAGTGGCGGATCGCCAGCGTCGCCTTCTTGCTGAGCGTGGTGGGGACGGGCCTCACCTGGCTCACCCTTCAGCGGCCGTTGTTGGCACTGATGGAGGCGGGGCGCCAGTGCGCGGCGCATGGCTCGCCGGAAGCCTCCGCGTTGGCTCGGACAATCGGCTCGCTGCCGTTCCTGCTGGCGTGGGATCTGCTGCTGCTCACCCTCATGTCGTACGGAGTCTTGGACTTCATGGTGGGCCGGCCCCTGCGGCGGACCGAGGATGTGGTGGAGCAGCTCGGCCGGTTGGAACTGGACGTGTCGTTGCCGGAGAGCCCGGGGCCGTTGCTCTCGCGCATCCAGCGGGCGCTCTCCCGTATGATGGTGGCGCTCCAGGGGGAGCAGGAGACCACGCTGCGCCAGATGGAGGCGTTGCGTGCCGCCAACGCACGCCTGGCCCAGGCTCAGACAGAGCTCGTCTCGGCGGAGCGGTTGGCCACCGTGGGCCGGCTCGCCGCGGGCGTCGCCCACGAGGTGGGCAACCCGCTGGCGGGCATCCTCGGCTATCTCTCCCTGGCCGGTGCCCGCGTGAAGGACTCCGAGGTGCAGGAGTACCTCGCGCGCATCGATCATGAGGTGCAGCGCATCGACGGCATCGTGCGGGGCCTGTTGGAGATCGGCCGTCCGGGCTGGGAGCGGCTGGGACCGGTGGATGTGGGGCACGTGGTGGAGACGTGCGTGCAGCTCGTGAAGGCCGGGCGGGACTTCTCGCAGGTGGACGTGTGCCTGGCGCTCACGCCCGGGCTGCTCGCGCGGGCGGACTCCGGCCCGCTGTCACAGATCGTCATCAACCTGTTGCTCAACGCGGTGCAGGCCATGGGAGGGCAGGGGGTCGTGCGGCTCTCCACCTGGAGTGAGGGAGGGGACGTCCTGTTGATGGTGGAGGACACGGGGGCCGGCATTCCGGCGGAGGTGATGCCGCACCTCTTCGAGCCCTTCTTCACGACCAAGGCACCCGGGCAGGGCACGGGGCTGGGACTGGCCGTGTCGCTGCACCTGACGGAGGGGATGGGCGGGCGGCTGACGGCGGAGAACGTCCCGGGTGGAGGGGCTCGCTTCTCCGTGCGCCTGCCGGGCCTCTGA
- a CDS encoding prepilin-type N-terminal cleavage/methylation domain-containing protein: MTRLSARKNRGFTLIELMIVVAIIGILAAIAIPNFIKFQARSKQGEAKANLKAWFTTQRAFLQEKDRYEEDIKIIGYAPERGNRYAYYFGADTGTCEMRAAGAIAELPSAFCISVDTGKFSGATALPELTAKGTVSHVGTGKPPGNPGLSTAGCPGCNIDAYAVGNVDNDPVGNDTWYISTGDATVAHVCGNASETTAVAGSPWTSYNDVDCDI, translated from the coding sequence ATGACCCGTCTGTCCGCCCGGAAGAACCGTGGCTTCACGCTCATCGAGCTCATGATCGTGGTGGCCATCATCGGCATCCTCGCAGCCATCGCCATCCCGAACTTCATCAAGTTCCAGGCCCGCTCCAAGCAGGGTGAGGCCAAGGCCAACCTGAAGGCCTGGTTCACCACGCAGCGCGCCTTCCTCCAGGAGAAGGATCGCTACGAGGAGGACATCAAGATCATCGGTTACGCCCCCGAGCGCGGCAACCGCTACGCCTACTACTTCGGCGCCGACACGGGCACCTGCGAGATGCGCGCCGCGGGCGCCATCGCCGAGCTCCCCTCCGCCTTCTGCATCAGCGTGGACACGGGCAAGTTCAGCGGCGCCACGGCGCTGCCGGAGCTCACCGCCAAGGGCACCGTCTCCCACGTGGGCACGGGCAAGCCGCCTGGGAATCCTGGCCTCTCCACCGCCGGCTGCCCTGGCTGCAACATCGACGCCTACGCGGTGGGCAACGTCGACAACGACCCGGTGGGCAACGACACCTGGTACATCTCGACCGGTGACGCCACGGTGGCCCACGTGTGCGGCAACGCCTCCGAGACCACGGCGGTGGCCGGTTCGCCTTGGACGAGCTACAACGACGTCGACTGCGACATCTGA
- a CDS encoding prepilin peptidase has translation MGLIFGSFLNVVIARVPAGESIVRPRSRCPRCGHQLAWYENIPVLSWIALRARCSSCGLPISWRYPLIELLTGVLFLACQRRFGWSPELVSGLVLVLLLVPLSFIDLEHWILPHELTWPGIAAGVVLSATQGLERLRDSVIGAVAGFLIFWAMEWIGEKIFKKEALGAGDKDLLALLGAFLSWKALLGIIFLSSLQGAVVGSLMLLIHGRAGPAPEPEASEPPSSTLPSAQVPPEGEPGAAPESADADHAREEKGEGEEDDWVPGPTNIPFGPWLSLAALEIMLLGPWLSEVLPVPLDLLLSGVR, from the coding sequence ATGGGCCTGATCTTCGGCAGTTTCCTGAATGTCGTGATCGCTCGCGTGCCCGCGGGCGAGAGCATCGTGCGGCCCCGTTCGCGTTGCCCCCGGTGTGGGCACCAACTCGCCTGGTACGAAAACATTCCGGTCCTGTCCTGGATCGCCCTGCGCGCGCGTTGCAGCTCGTGTGGCCTGCCCATCTCCTGGCGCTACCCGCTCATCGAGCTGCTCACCGGCGTGCTCTTCCTCGCCTGCCAGCGCCGCTTTGGTTGGAGCCCCGAGCTCGTGTCCGGCCTGGTGTTGGTGCTGCTGCTGGTGCCGCTCTCCTTCATTGATCTGGAGCATTGGATACTTCCGCACGAGCTGACGTGGCCGGGCATCGCCGCGGGCGTGGTGCTGTCGGCGACACAGGGGCTGGAGCGGCTGCGCGACTCCGTCATCGGCGCGGTAGCCGGCTTCCTCATCTTCTGGGCGATGGAGTGGATAGGAGAGAAGATCTTCAAGAAGGAGGCCTTGGGGGCGGGTGATAAGGATCTGCTCGCACTCCTTGGGGCCTTCCTGTCGTGGAAGGCGCTGCTTGGCATCATCTTCCTCTCCTCGCTGCAGGGTGCTGTGGTGGGCTCGCTGATGTTGCTCATCCACGGACGGGCGGGACCGGCGCCGGAGCCCGAGGCTTCGGAGCCGCCATCCTCCACCCTCCCAAGTGCGCAGGTGCCTCCCGAGGGCGAGCCTGGAGCAGCGCCGGAGTCCGCGGATGCGGATCACGCACGAGAAGAGAAGGGGGAGGGCGAGGAGGACGACTGGGTCCCGGGCCCCACCAACATCCCCTTTGGTCCCTGGCTGTCGCTCGCGGCCCTCGAGATCATGCTGCTGGGTCCCTGGCTGAGCGAGGTGCTGCCGGTGCCATTGGATCTGCTGCTGTCGGGAGTGCGGTGA
- a CDS encoding sigma-54-dependent transcriptional regulator codes for MREFLEVLLTRAGYQVTCVDGVRAAREVLGSARVDLVVTDMRLGASQSGMDVLRATRSLPEPPEVIVITAFGTAASAVEAMREGAYDYIGKPFDNEELKLLVQKALEKRTLRRENVSLREHLVPGAGVMGVGRSERMRAVWSLVEKVAPTRSTVLIHGESGTGKELIAKAIHLKSTRAGQPFLPVNCAALNEGVLESELFGHVKGAFTGATQERPGLLVHAGEGTVFLDEIGEVPLATQVKLLRVLQERKVKPVGSSAEIPFHARVVAATNRRLEAEVKAGRFREDLFYRLNVITLELPPLRERAGDIPLLAEHFLERQRKELGRPGLRFSPEALAVLASYPFPGNVRQLENIVERAATLADGDVLTLASLPPTLRGEPAQPAAVSASPSEQVSLGTGFSLEHFLDDAERRYLVAALTQAGGVKTRAAELLGLTFRSFRYRMAKHGLSDRDDEA; via the coding sequence ATGCGCGAGTTCCTGGAGGTGCTGCTCACCCGGGCGGGCTACCAGGTGACGTGCGTGGATGGCGTGCGGGCGGCCAGGGAGGTCCTGGGCTCGGCGCGGGTGGACCTGGTCGTCACCGACATGCGGTTGGGCGCCTCGCAGAGTGGCATGGACGTGCTGCGTGCCACGCGGTCCCTCCCCGAGCCGCCCGAGGTCATCGTCATCACCGCCTTCGGCACGGCGGCCTCGGCGGTGGAGGCCATGCGCGAAGGGGCGTACGACTACATTGGCAAGCCCTTCGACAACGAGGAGCTGAAGCTGCTGGTGCAGAAGGCGCTGGAGAAGCGCACGCTGCGCCGGGAGAACGTCTCGCTGCGCGAGCACCTGGTGCCGGGCGCGGGAGTAATGGGGGTGGGCCGCAGCGAGCGGATGCGCGCGGTGTGGAGCCTGGTGGAGAAGGTGGCGCCCACGCGCTCCACCGTCCTCATCCATGGAGAGAGCGGTACGGGCAAGGAGCTCATCGCCAAGGCCATCCACCTCAAGAGCACGCGTGCCGGCCAGCCCTTCCTCCCCGTCAACTGCGCGGCCCTCAACGAGGGCGTGCTGGAGAGCGAGCTCTTCGGTCACGTGAAGGGGGCCTTCACCGGCGCCACGCAGGAGCGGCCGGGTCTGCTCGTGCATGCGGGGGAGGGGACGGTGTTCCTCGACGAGATTGGCGAGGTGCCGCTGGCCACGCAGGTGAAGCTGCTGCGCGTGCTGCAGGAGCGGAAGGTGAAGCCCGTGGGCAGCTCGGCGGAGATCCCCTTCCATGCGCGGGTGGTGGCGGCCACCAACCGGCGTCTGGAGGCCGAGGTGAAGGCGGGGCGCTTCCGGGAAGATCTCTTCTACCGCCTCAACGTCATCACCCTGGAACTGCCCCCCCTGCGCGAGCGGGCGGGCGACATTCCGCTGCTGGCCGAGCACTTCCTCGAGCGGCAGCGCAAGGAGCTGGGGCGGCCGGGGTTGCGCTTCTCTCCAGAGGCGCTGGCGGTGCTGGCCTCCTATCCCTTCCCTGGCAATGTGCGCCAGCTGGAGAACATCGTCGAGCGCGCGGCCACGCTGGCGGATGGAGACGTGCTGACGCTGGCCTCGCTGCCCCCCACGCTGCGGGGCGAGCCGGCACAGCCCGCCGCCGTCTCCGCCTCTCCCTCGGAGCAGGTCTCGCTTGGGACCGGCTTTTCCCTGGAGCACTTCCTGGATGATGCCGAGCGGCGCTACCTGGTGGCCGCCCTGACCCAGGCGGGTGGGGTGAAGACGCGTGCGGCGGAGTTGCTCGGCCTGACGTTCCGTTCCTTCCGCTACCGCATGGCCAAGCACGGGCTCTCCGACCGGGACGACGAGGCTTGA